In Juglans microcarpa x Juglans regia isolate MS1-56 chromosome 7D, Jm3101_v1.0, whole genome shotgun sequence, the following are encoded in one genomic region:
- the LOC121239313 gene encoding tRNA (guanine(10)-N2)-methyltransferase homolog, protein MWYLCVFYHRLLDYRKAEVESLAELFGVFGDDDGDNKESSSLEWRLPQHHHPDSPFHFVNLPSEDFARDIANRSILVKGIYELWGEGSSYEELEESIRCYPDERKLPYLDSGSTFKITVDCFGKVISFQEQNDRIKGLAYIPFKGRANLRNPDHNFWLMETDDYGTNNGLPPVVQRRIFFGREVGGADRKLLPTYQLKSRTYLGPTAMDAEMAFLMANQALATPGKLVYDPFVGTGSILIAAAHFGAMTMGADIDIRVVRDGRGPDCNVWSNFKQYGLPMPVALLRADNNLPPWRPGLKEIFDAIICDPPYGVRAGGRKSGGRKLLKGTVDPYTVPDDKRTDHIPSTAAYSLVECVHDLLDLAARMIVLGGRLVFFYPVLREDDYVEDHHYPEHPCFKLIAASEQILSSRYSRVLLTMVKIGPYTEEIAEAAQLKHIEFRENHLKWLEDGNLHSAVFSPADSQIAAAGDSSLSREPKPKYRGKYV, encoded by the exons ATGTGGTATCTGTGCGTGTTCTACCACAGATTGCTGGACTACAGGAAAGCGGAGGTGGAATCTTTGGCGGAACTGTTCGGAGTATTCGGAGACGACGATGGTGACAACAAAGAAAGCAGCTCTTTGGAGTGGAGGCTTCCCCAGCATCACCACCCGGACTCTCCCTTCCATTTCGTCAATCTCCCTTCAGAGGACTTCGCTCGTGACATCGCCAATCGAA GTATACTCGTGAAGGGAATTTATGAGCTTTGGGGAGAAGGGAGTAGCTATGAGGAACTGGAAGAGTCTATAAGATGCTATCCAGATGAGAGGAAGTTGCCATACCTGGACTCTGGAAGCACATTCAAGATTACTGTTGACTGCTTCGGGAAGGTCATTAGCTTCCAAGAGCAAAATGATCGTATTAAGGGACTTGCTTACATTCCTTTCAAG GGTCGAGCTAATTTGAGAAATCCAGACCATAATTTTTGGCTTATGGAAACTGATGACTATGGAACCAATAATGGACTTCCACCAGTTGTCCAAAGACGAATCTTTTTTGGTCGGGAGGTTGGAGGTGCTGATAGGAAGCTTTTGCCAACATATCAGTTAAAAAGTCGCACTTATCTTGGCCCAACTGCCATGGATGCAGAAATGGCATTCTTAATGGCCAACCAAGCATTGGCCACACCAGGAAAACTTGTTTATGACCCTTTTGTTGGCACCGGTAGCATTCTTATTGCCGCAGCTCACTTTGGAGCAATGACAATG GGCGCAGACATTGATATTAGAGTAGTACGTGATGGGCGAGGCCCCGATTGTAATGTTTGGAGTAATTTTAAGCAG TATGGGTTACCAATGCCAGTTGCTCTGTTGAGGGCAGATAATAACCTTCCTCCATGGCGTCCTGGTTTGAAAGAG ATATTTGATGCGATAATCTGTGACCCTCCTTATGGAGTTCGTGCTGGGGGACGTAAATCTGGTGGCCGCAAGCTGCTGAAGGGGACCGTGGACCCTTATACAGTTCCTGATGACAAGAGGACAGACCACATACCATCCACTGCAGCTTACAGCTTAGTTGAGTGCGTCCACGATTTGCTTGACCTTGCTGCTAGGATGATTGTACTGGGTGGCAGGCTTGTTTTCTTTTACCCTGTATTAAGAGAAGATGATTATGTAGAAGATCACCATTACCCGGAGCATCCGTGTTTCAAACTGATTGCTGCCTCCGAGCAGATACTTAGCTCACGCTACAGCCGTGTATTACTGACCATGGTGAAGATAGGTCCCTACACTGAGGAAATTGCAGAGGCAGCTCAGCTGAAACATATAGAGTTCAGGGAGAATCATCTGAAGTGGTTAGAAGATGGTAATCTTCACTCTGCAGTTTTTAGTCCAGCTGATTCTCAGATAGCTGCAGCTGGTGATTCTAGTTTGAGTAGAGAACCAAAGCCAAAATATAGAGGAAAATACGTTTAG
- the LOC121240070 gene encoding exocyst complex component EXO70A1-like, producing the protein MAKEVLENMEGLVTARQRLKTSIEKSRAFASALDEMGPKLEKINQRLPSLEAAARSISVQKSAVSASKDHIGHALGPASAVLKVFYTARELKMSLVSDPCSDLFNYLLVMKRLEEVLRFLADNCRLAIMWLEGINELVEKDAVVTNEKYLAVVKKSLRILQELQANEERDLLGGGLLGAALEKLGIEFKRLLTERSVPLDLASLATFTVEQASSTIASSSLPLPVMEKLQAIVERLNSNNKLEMCISVYVDARSSNAKRSLQTLGLDYLEMCISKFDDVQRLEGYINQWNKHLVLAVKHLFELEYRLCNDVFKKIGSDVAMGCFAKIAAQSGIHAFLQFGKHVTECKKDPIKLLKLLDMFASLNNLRLDFNLLFSGESCTEIQNSTRDLVKRIVNGACEIFWQLPLQLELQRRTSPPSDGSVPRLVSFITHYCNQLLGDDYNPILTQVLKIHQSWKQENYGEDLISNQVLVIMKEIGLNLDGWSKVYEDISLSYLFMMNNHFHLCNMKGKKLGDMMGDSWLTGHEQYTDYYAELYLRESWGKLLALLNQKSMTTLAGEDPVMERLLAFNEAFDQIYKKQSNRIICDEKLREKVCELLVQAILPVYSSYMQDHHMTFVEQDGAASNYVKYSVQSLEKMFSSMFRPKPSKYNNSTEQRNLMGSVDYRAWKLQNMLSSLFRKHGSSRQAHLRAKIKSFVANQFRLTLTAI; encoded by the coding sequence ATGGCCAAGGAGGTTCTGGAGAACATGGAGGGTCTTGTAACTGCTAGGCAGCGGTTGAAGACTAGCATAGAGAAATCACGGGCTTTTGCTTCTGCACTGGACGAGATGGGGCCGAAACTGGAAAAGATTAACCAAAGATTGCCATCTTTGGAAGCTGCAGCAAGATCCATCTCTGTGCAAAAATCTGCAGTTTCTGCAAGCAAAGACCACATTGGTCATGCTTTAGGACCTGCTTCTGCAGTTCTGAAGGTCTTTTATACCGCTCGTGAGCTTAAGATGTCACTTGTATCTGACCCATGTTCTGATCTCTTCAACTACCTTTTAGTCATGAAAAGGCTTGAAGAAGTATTGAGGTTTCTTGCTGATAATTGCCGGTTGGCAATTATGTGGTTGGAGGGCATTAATGAACTCGTGGAGAAAGATGCTGTAGTCACCAATGAAAAGTACCTAGCTGTTGTGAAGAAATCTTTGAGAATTCTACAAGAGTTGCAGGCCAATGAGGAACGTGACCTTCTTGGTGGAGGGCTTCTTGGTGCTGCATTAGAAAAACTTGGAATTGAATTCAAGCGACTTCTGACAGAAAGGAGTGTTCCTCTTGATTTGGCTTCTCTAGCAACCTTCACTGTGGAGCAAGCCTCCAGTACCATTGCATCATCATCTTTGCCATTGCCAGTCATGGAGAAATTGCAGGCAATTGTTGAAAGATTAAATTCCAACAACAAACTCGAGATGTGCATATCGGTGTATGTTGATGCTCGGAGTTCCAATGCTAAACGAAGCCTTCAAACTCTTGGTTTGGATTACCTTGAGATGTGTATCTCAAAATTTGATGATGTGCAGCGTCTAGAGGGTTACATCAATCAATGGAATAAGCATTTGGTGTTGGCTGTGAAGCATCTTTTTGAACTCGAGTATAGACTCTGCAATGATGTTTTCAAGAAGATTGGATCAGATGTTGCAATGGGATGCTTTGCAAAGATCGCTGCTCAGTCCGGAATCCATGCTTTTCTCCAATTCGGGAAACATGTGACAGAATGTAAGAAGGATCCGATTAAACTCTTGAAGCTATTGGACATGTTTGCTTCTTTGAACAATCTGAGATTGGATTTCAACCTGCTTTTCAGTGGAGAAAGCTGCACTGAAATCCAGAATTCTACAAGGGATCTTGTCAAAAGGATTGTTAATGGTGCCTGTGAGATTTTCTGGCAACTTCCTCTTCAATTGGAGCTGCAAAGGCGAACTTCTCCTCCTTCAGATGGCAGTGTTCCAAGGCTGGTGAGCTTCATAACTCACTACTGTAATCAGCTGCTTGGTGATGATTACAACCCCATCTTGACCCAGGTTCTCAAGATCCATCAGAGCTGGAAACAAGAGAATTATGGAGAGGATCTAATTTCCAATCAGGTTTTGGTCATAATGAAGGAAATTGGGCTAAATTTAGATGGATGGTCAAAGGTCTATGAGGATATATCCTTGTCCTACCTCTTCATGATGAACAATCACTTCCATTTATGCAACATGAAAGGCAAGAAGCTCGGGGACATGATGGGAGACTCTTGGCTAACAGGACATGAGCAGTATACAGATTATTATGCAGAACTTTACTTGAGAGAGAGCTGGGGTAAGCTTCTAGCACTTCTCAACCAAAAGAGTATGACTACATTGGCTGGTGAAGATCCAGTTATGGAAAGGCTTTTAGCATTTAATGAGGCTTTTGATCAAATATATAAGAAGCAATCCAACAGGATCATCTGCGACGAGAAGTTGAGGGAGAAAGTGTGTGAACTCTTAGTGCAAGCTATTCTACCTGTTTATAGCAGTTACATGCAAGATCATCACATGACTTTTGTTGAACAAGATGGTGCAGCCAGCAACTATGTGAAATACAGCGTGCAAAGTCTGGAGAAAATGTTCAGCTCTATGTTCCGGCCAAAGCCAAGCAAATACAACAACAGCACAGAACAAAGAAACTTGATGGGTAGTGTGGATTACCGTGCATGGAAATTGCAGAATATGCTTAGCTCTCTGTTCCGGAAGCATGGCAGCAGCAGGCAAGCACACCTGAGAGCCAAGATAAAAAGTTTTGTGGCCAACCAGTTCCGATTGACTCTTACTGCAATTTga